The Numida meleagris isolate 19003 breed g44 Domestic line chromosome 10, NumMel1.0, whole genome shotgun sequence genome includes a window with the following:
- the IRF8 gene encoding interferon regulatory factor 8 isoform X2 produces the protein MCDRNGGRRLRQWLIEQIDSEQYPGLIWENEEKTMFRIPWKHAGKQDYNQEVDASIFKAWAVFKGKFKEGDKAEPATWKTRLRCALNKSPDFEEVTDRSQLDISEPYKVYRIVPEEEQKCKIGVGNGSSLTDVGDMDCSPSAIDDLMKEPPCVDEYLGIIKRSPSPPQETCRNPPIPDWWMQQPSPSLPLVNGYTGYEQHHSGYSQMVITFFYSGRLVGHITTSYPEGCRLSLSQPSNHGEKLYAPDSLEHVRFPSAEAIQNDRQKQITKKLFGHLERGVLLHSNKQGIFIKRLCQGRVFWSGNTVVYKDRPSKLDRDEVVKIFDTNLFFRELQQYYNNQGRFPDSRVMLCFGEEFPDTVPLRCKLILVQVEQLCVRQVMEEAGKTCSSPMLPDEVQQEQVYRIFQDICGPHQRPLFRENQQIAV, from the exons ATGTGTGACCGCAACGGTGGGAGGCGGCTGCGGCAGTGGCTGATTGAGCAGATCGACAGCGAGCAGTACCCGGGGCTCATCTGGGAGAATGAGGAGAAAACCATGTTCCGCATCCCCTGGAAGCACGCGGGGAAGCAGGACTACAACCAGGAGGTGGACGCTTCGATTTTCAAG GCTTGGGCTGTTTTCAAAGGCAAATTCAAAGAAGGTGACAAAGCAGAACCAGCCACCTGGAAGACGCGGCTGCGCTGTGCCTTGAACAAGAGCCCTGATTTCGAGGAGGTGACAGACAGGTCCCAGCTGGACATCTCCGAGCCCTACAAAGTGTACAGGATCGTGccagaggaggagcagaaat gcaAAATCGGCGTTGGGAACGGGAGCAGCCTGACTGATGTTGGGGACATGGactgcagcccctctgccatCGATGACCTGATGAAGGAG CCTCCCTGTGTGGATGAGTACCTGGGGATCATCAAGAGAAGCCCCTCACCCCCACAGGAGACCTGTAGAAACCCCCCGATACCAGACTGGTGGatgcagcagcccagcccct CTTTGCCCCTGGTGAATGGGTACACTGGCTATGAGCAGCATCATTCAG GCTACTCCCAGATGGTGATCACCTTCTTCTACAGCGGGAGGCTGGTGGGGCATATCACCACCTCGTACCCTGAGGGCTGCAGGCTTTCGCTCAGCCAACCCTCTAACCATGGCGAGAAGCTCTACGCCCCTGATAGCCTGGAGCATGTGAGGTTCCCCTCAGCCGAAGCCATCCAGAACGACCGCCAGAAGCAGATCACCAAGAAGCTCTTTGGGCACCTGGAGCGGGGCgtcctgctgcacagcaacaaGCAGGGCATCTTCATCAAGAGGCTTTGCCAGGGAAGGGTCTTCTGGAGTGGGAACACGGTGGTGTACAAGGACAGGCCCAGCAAACTGGACCGGGATGAGGTGGTGAAGATATTCGACACCAACTTATTCTTTAGAG agctgcagcagtaCTACAACAACCAGGGCCGCTTCCCGGACAGCAGGGTGATGTTGTGCTTTGGAGAAGAGTTCCCAGACACGGTGCCGCTGCGGTGTAAACTCATCCTTGTCCAG GTGGAGCAGCTGTGCGTCAGGCAGGTGATGGAGGAGGCCGGCAAGACGTgcagcagccccatgctgccCGACGaggtgcagcaggagcaggtgtACAGGATCTTCCAGGACATCTGTGGGCCGCACCAGCGGCCTCTCTTCAGAGAAAACCAGCAGATCGCCGTGTGA
- the IRF8 gene encoding interferon regulatory factor 8 isoform X1 encodes MWSRGPAPCGDPAATCTAPRCSHAAMCDRNGGRRLRQWLIEQIDSEQYPGLIWENEEKTMFRIPWKHAGKQDYNQEVDASIFKAWAVFKGKFKEGDKAEPATWKTRLRCALNKSPDFEEVTDRSQLDISEPYKVYRIVPEEEQKCKIGVGNGSSLTDVGDMDCSPSAIDDLMKEPPCVDEYLGIIKRSPSPPQETCRNPPIPDWWMQQPSPSLPLVNGYTGYEQHHSGYSQMVITFFYSGRLVGHITTSYPEGCRLSLSQPSNHGEKLYAPDSLEHVRFPSAEAIQNDRQKQITKKLFGHLERGVLLHSNKQGIFIKRLCQGRVFWSGNTVVYKDRPSKLDRDEVVKIFDTNLFFRELQQYYNNQGRFPDSRVMLCFGEEFPDTVPLRCKLILVQVEQLCVRQVMEEAGKTCSSPMLPDEVQQEQVYRIFQDICGPHQRPLFRENQQIAV; translated from the exons ATGTGGTCGCGTGGCCCTGCTCCCTGCGGTGACCCTGCTGCTACCTGCACTGCTCCTCGCTGTTCTCATGCTGC GATGTGTGACCGCAACGGTGGGAGGCGGCTGCGGCAGTGGCTGATTGAGCAGATCGACAGCGAGCAGTACCCGGGGCTCATCTGGGAGAATGAGGAGAAAACCATGTTCCGCATCCCCTGGAAGCACGCGGGGAAGCAGGACTACAACCAGGAGGTGGACGCTTCGATTTTCAAG GCTTGGGCTGTTTTCAAAGGCAAATTCAAAGAAGGTGACAAAGCAGAACCAGCCACCTGGAAGACGCGGCTGCGCTGTGCCTTGAACAAGAGCCCTGATTTCGAGGAGGTGACAGACAGGTCCCAGCTGGACATCTCCGAGCCCTACAAAGTGTACAGGATCGTGccagaggaggagcagaaat gcaAAATCGGCGTTGGGAACGGGAGCAGCCTGACTGATGTTGGGGACATGGactgcagcccctctgccatCGATGACCTGATGAAGGAG CCTCCCTGTGTGGATGAGTACCTGGGGATCATCAAGAGAAGCCCCTCACCCCCACAGGAGACCTGTAGAAACCCCCCGATACCAGACTGGTGGatgcagcagcccagcccct CTTTGCCCCTGGTGAATGGGTACACTGGCTATGAGCAGCATCATTCAG GCTACTCCCAGATGGTGATCACCTTCTTCTACAGCGGGAGGCTGGTGGGGCATATCACCACCTCGTACCCTGAGGGCTGCAGGCTTTCGCTCAGCCAACCCTCTAACCATGGCGAGAAGCTCTACGCCCCTGATAGCCTGGAGCATGTGAGGTTCCCCTCAGCCGAAGCCATCCAGAACGACCGCCAGAAGCAGATCACCAAGAAGCTCTTTGGGCACCTGGAGCGGGGCgtcctgctgcacagcaacaaGCAGGGCATCTTCATCAAGAGGCTTTGCCAGGGAAGGGTCTTCTGGAGTGGGAACACGGTGGTGTACAAGGACAGGCCCAGCAAACTGGACCGGGATGAGGTGGTGAAGATATTCGACACCAACTTATTCTTTAGAG agctgcagcagtaCTACAACAACCAGGGCCGCTTCCCGGACAGCAGGGTGATGTTGTGCTTTGGAGAAGAGTTCCCAGACACGGTGCCGCTGCGGTGTAAACTCATCCTTGTCCAG GTGGAGCAGCTGTGCGTCAGGCAGGTGATGGAGGAGGCCGGCAAGACGTgcagcagccccatgctgccCGACGaggtgcagcaggagcaggtgtACAGGATCTTCCAGGACATCTGTGGGCCGCACCAGCGGCCTCTCTTCAGAGAAAACCAGCAGATCGCCGTGTGA